In a single window of the Dysgonomonas mossii genome:
- a CDS encoding glycoside hydrolase family 43 protein — protein MKKKALIFFLGVLPLAIATNAQNPIITHMFTADPAPLVHDGTVYLYAGHDGATEQDTNYKMPDWYVFSSTDMVNWKDHGPCLSPSTFSWATGDAYAAQCVERNGKFYWYVSTFHKSDENSKGGAAIGVAVSDSPIGPFKDAKGKALVVNEMTTDMKHGWDDIDPSVFVDDDGQAYLYWGNGSCKWAKLKENMIELDSEITAFKPEGYIEGPWLYKRNGMYYLIYAGAGTKPEMIEYCMSNSPEGPWEYKGIIQDNVPNSFTTHPGILDFKGNTYFFYHNGALPTGGSYRRSICVDYLYFNPDGTIQKVVQTKEGVKPV, from the coding sequence ATGAAAAAGAAAGCTTTGATTTTTTTCTTGGGTGTTTTGCCATTGGCGATAGCTACTAATGCTCAAAACCCAATTATCACTCACATGTTTACAGCCGACCCTGCACCTTTGGTACACGATGGCACAGTATATCTTTATGCCGGACACGATGGTGCAACCGAACAAGATACAAATTATAAAATGCCCGACTGGTATGTTTTTTCGTCTACCGATATGGTAAATTGGAAGGATCATGGACCATGTCTTTCGCCTTCAACATTTTCGTGGGCTACAGGTGATGCTTATGCTGCACAGTGTGTTGAACGTAATGGTAAATTCTATTGGTATGTATCAACCTTTCATAAAAGTGACGAAAACTCTAAAGGTGGCGCAGCAATAGGTGTCGCTGTTTCTGATAGTCCTATAGGACCATTCAAGGATGCGAAAGGGAAAGCCCTAGTGGTAAATGAAATGACTACAGATATGAAACATGGATGGGATGATATTGATCCCTCTGTATTTGTAGATGATGATGGACAAGCTTATCTCTATTGGGGAAACGGCAGTTGCAAATGGGCTAAACTGAAGGAAAATATGATTGAGCTTGATAGTGAGATCACAGCTTTCAAGCCGGAAGGATATATTGAAGGTCCGTGGCTTTACAAGAGAAATGGAATGTATTATTTAATCTATGCAGGAGCAGGTACAAAACCCGAGATGATCGAATACTGTATGTCGAATAGTCCTGAAGGACCATGGGAATATAAAGGAATAATACAAGATAATGTACCCAATAGTTTTACGACTCATCCCGGAATTCTTGACTTTAAAGGCAATACTTATTTCTTTTATCACAACGGGGCTCTTCCTACCGGAGGAAGCTATCGCCGTTCTATTTGTGTAGATTATTTATATTTTAATCCGGATGGGACGATTCAGAAAGTTGTACAAACAAAAGAAGGTGTAAAGCCCGTTTGA